In the genome of Colletotrichum lupini chromosome 8, complete sequence, one region contains:
- a CDS encoding dihydrolipoyllysine-residue acetyltransferase component- pyruvate dehydrogenase complex produces the protein MISSVLRRTVRQNTLLRTNLSSQILRCYASYPPHTVIKMPALSPTMTAGNIGSWQKKAGDSIAPGDVLVEIETDKAQMDFEFQEEGVIAKLLKESGEKDIPVGNPIAVLVEEGTDVSAFEGFSAADAGGESKPAPKEQPKKESESKPAPTPEPENSSDDFNKPAGKLENALEREPNASFTAVRLAKEKGINIRDVKGSGKGGKITEEDVKKAVSSPVVAAPGASYEDVPISGMRKTIASRLVESTQTNPHFFVSSSISVSKLLKLRQALNASSDGKYKLSVNDFLIKAIGVASKKVPQANSSWLGDVIRQHNTVDVSVAVSTPTGLITPIVTGVEARGLEGISSEVKKLAKLARDGKLKPEQYQGGSISISNMGMNDAVDSFTAIINPPQSTILAIGTTKKVAVPALSEDGTTGVEFDDQITITGSFDHKVVDGAVGAEFLKELKKVLENPLELLL, from the exons ATGATCTCTTCAGTCCTGAGACGGACTGTTCGTCAGAACACCCTCCTCCGCACCAACCTCTCTTCCCAGATCCTGAGATGTTACGCCTCCTACCCCCCGCACACCGTCATCAAGATGCCCGCTCTGTCGCCCACCATGACGGCGGGAAATATCGGATCTTGGCAGAAGAAGGCCGGTGACAGCATCGCCCCTGGTGATGTCTTGGTCGAGATCGAGACCGACAAGGCCCAGATGGACTTTGAGTTCCAGGAGGAGGGTGTTATCGCCAAGCTTCTGAAGGAGTCCGGCGAGAAGGACATCCCCGTCGGTAAC CCCATCGCCGTCCTCGTCGAGGAGGGCACCGATGTCAGCGCTTTCGAGGGCTTCTCCGCCGCCGACGCTGGTGGTGAGTCCAAGCCCGCCCCCAAGGAGCAGCCCAAGAAGGAGTCCGAGTCCAAGCCTGCCCCTACCCCCGAGCCCGAGAACTCCTCCGACGACTTCAACAAGCCCGCCGGCAAGCTCGAGAACGCTCTCGAGCGTGAGCCCAACGCCTCCTTCACCGCTGTCCGCCTCGCCAAGGAGAAGGGCATCAACATCCGCGACGTCAAGGGATCCGGCAAGGGCGGTAAGATTACCGAGGAGGATGTCAAGAAGGCTGTCTCTTCCCCGGTTGTCGCTGCTCCCGGCGCTTCCTACGAGGACGTCCCCATCAGCGGCATGCGCAAGACCATTGCCTCCCGCCTCGTCGAGTCTACCCAGACCAACCCCCACTTCTTCGTCTCCTCCAGCATCTCCGTCAGCAAGCTCCTCAAGCTTCGCCAGGCCCTTAACGCCTCCTCTGACGGCAAGTACAAGCTGTCGGTCAACGACTTCCTCATCAAGGCCATCGGTGTCGCTTCCAAGAAGGTTCCCCAGGCCAACTCCAGCTGGCTCGGCGATGTCATCCGCCAGCACAACACTGTCGACGTTTCTGTCGCCGTTTCCACCCCCACTGGCCTCATCACTCCCATCGTCACCGGTGTCGAGGCCCGCGGTCTCGAGGGTATCTCCTCCGAGGTCAAGAAGCTCGCCAAGCTCGCCCGCGACGGCAAGCTCAAGCCTGAGCAGTACCAGGGCGGCTCCATCTCCATCTCCAACATGGGCATGAACGACGCCGTCGACAGCTTCACTGCCATCATCAACCCCCCTCAGTCCACCATCCTCGCCATCGGCACCACCAAGAAGGTCGCTGTCCCCGCTCTGTCCGAGGACGGCACCACCGGCGTCGAGTTTGATGACCAGATCACCATCACCGGCAGCTTCGACCACAAGGTTGTTGACGGTGCCGTTGGTGCCGAGTTCCTCAAGGAGCTCAAGAAGGTCCTCGAGAACCCCCTCGAGCTCCTTTTGTAA
- a CDS encoding fungal specific transcription factor domain-containing protein — MDTLRSPDQSSAPKKRRRPALACEQCRRRKVRCDRNLPCSTCIRSKHAVCTYTSQAKPTTRNSPKHGAEVNEGSLHTALRLPDLVLPAPSSLRARPPVTSSPAVGADTTLPTRTRLENFKDPVHGSTKASESGLGFPEPIIPTSRPLSEASPTTHDPRTLDGNPLFNPTDPGEHGGFSDFGIWRPLNPSRPPASVSVRAETASTPGSCPGSSSTVNSLVDRVKQLEQQLSDLTVKYGAREEDIPQPTPGLREGLRYSRGCVSKTRYFGQSHWMNAADMLYRLVNFARKFENRRSSQLYVDLERCKKLGRIIKARRTPSFSTISTGKSMPSRDLADVLIGNYLRTFECIHRIVHVPTFKADYEKYWLNPSDASDSFIITMQLCMGIGATMHDERFTLRNLAIQWFWEAMFWLIAPCEKSKMTIPGLQIRCLMHHLRHTANIGCDLTWIGAGALLRTAMYMGLHRDPKSIIKMSPYRAEIRRRLWVTILEMTLQTSVDSGGPPLISLDHFDTELPANLDDEQLVEDGESAFPVPRDPGTHTQMTIPLALFGTFAARLAVAKRVNEFRSDTVYEETLRHSNELSRSLQKMMQQLKAYPSVTSFQLRYVQTLTYRLFFALHHPIAPLALRNPVYYFSRKMVVDTALRLCEVAFLAPEKSGTGATMKPATPSEVDFHRLTINGAGFYRSVPFQGVMTLGLELINIKEEEVRNGHSIFYSGSEYQLRGILDAVYDWSRNRIRSGETNIKGHALSVLLIAHIHGLEQGVSDEKIEKFFEEACKERVKECHDLLKELAGGDVTEEGVSMPDVHDLDMDFDAGVDMLGDWIGAHLW, encoded by the exons ATGGACACTTTGAGAAGCCCAGATCAGTCCTCGGCGCCGAAGAAGCGGCGTCGGCCTGCTCTGGCATGCGAACAATGCCGCCGTCGGAAAGTCCGCTGCGATAGGAACCTCCCCTGCAGCACCTGCATCCGATCCAAACACGCCGTCTGCACATACACCTCGCAAGCAAAGCCAACGACTAGAAACAGCCCCAAACATGGGGCTGAAGTTAACGAGGGTTCTCTCCACACGGCTCTCCGCCTGCCAGACCTTGTCCTTCCCGCGCCCTCATCCCTGCGGGCGAGGCCACCGGTGACTTCTTCTCCCGCCGTTGGTGCAGATACCACTCTACCCACTCGGACACGGCTGGAAAACTTCAAAGACCCCGTCCACGGTTCGACCAAGGCCAGCGAATCGGGTCTCGGGTTCCCGGAACCGATCATCCCTACTTCTCGGCCCCTGTCAGAGGCATCTCCCACCACGCATGACCCAAGAACACTCGACGGAAACCCTCTCTTCAACCCCACTGACCCCGGTGAACATGGCGGATTCTCCGACTTTGGGATCTGGCGGCCGCTAAACCCTTCGCGTCCCCCGGCTTCCGTGAGCGTGAGAGCGGAGACGGCATCGACTCCTGGAAGTTGCCCCGGCTCCTCGTCGACGGTGAATTCTCTGGTTGATCGGGTGAAGCAACTTGAGCAGCAATTGTCGGATCTCACTGTGAAGTACGGTGCTAGGGAGGAAGATATACCTCAACCTACGCCTGGTCTCCGAGAAGGGTTGAGGTATAGTCGTGGCTGCGTCAGCAAGACTCGTTACTTTGGGCAGAGTCATTGGATGAATGCTGCTGATATG TTGTACCGTCTCGTCAACTTTGCAAGGAAGTTTGAGAACCGTCGATCGTCTCAGCTCTATGTTGATCTAGAAAGATGCAAAAAGCTAGGCCGCATCATCAAAGCCCGCCGGACCCCCTCATTCAGCACAATCTCGACTGGCAAGAGCATGCCCTCGCGAGACTTAGCAGATGTTCTCATCGGAAACTACCTGCGCACCTTTGAGTGCATCCACCGCATCGTCCACGTCCCGACCTTCAAAGCAGACTACGAAAAGTACTGGCTGAACCCCTCCGACGCGAGCGACTCCTTCATCATCACCATGCAGCTGTGCATGGGCATCGGCGCCACAATGCATGACGAACGCTTTACCCTCAGAAATCTGGCCATTCAGTGGTTCTGGGAAGCCATGTTCTGGCTCATTGCCCCCTGCGAAAAATCCAAGATGACTATTCCAGGACTTCAGATCCGATGCTTGATGCACCATCTTCGTCACACGGCCAATATTGGCTGTGATCTCACCTGGATCGGCGCTGGTGCTCTTCTCCGAACGGCTATGTACATGGGACTGCATCGCGATCCCAAATCAATCATCAAAATGTCTCCATACCGCGCTGAAATTCGTCGGAGGCTTTGGGTCACGATCTTGGAGATGACGCTGCAGACGAGCGTCGACTCTGGAGGCCCGCCTCTTATTTCATTAGACCACTTCGACACTGAATTACCGGCAAACCTAGATGACGAGCAACTCGTCGAAGATGGCGAGTCCGCCTTCCCTGTGCCCAGGGATCCGGGTACACACACACAGATGACGATTCCGCTGGCATTATTCGGAACATTCGCAGCTCGTCTCGCTGTAGCAAAGCGCGTCAACGAGTTCCGCTCAGATACAGTCTACGAAGAGACCCTCCGACATAGCAACGAACTGAGCAGATCGCTCCAAAAGATGATGCAGCAGCTTAAGGCGTACCCGTCTGTCACCTCTTTTCAGCTGCGATATGTTCAGACCCTGACGTACCGGCTCTTCTTTGCCCTGCACCACCCGATTGCCCCGCTGGCGCTGCGGAACCCCGTTTACTACTTCTCTCGTAAGATGGTCGTTGACACGGCGTTGCGACTGTGTGAGGTTGCCTTTCTGGCACCTGAAAAGTCTGGCACTGGCGCCACGATGAAGCCTGCGACCCCGTCGGAGGTGGATTTCCATCGGTTGACTATTAATGGTGCCGGGTTTTACCGATCTGTTCCCTTCCAAGGCGTCATGACACTGGGGTTGGAGCTCATCAACatcaaggaggaggaagtgAGGAATGGGCACTCCATATTCTACAGCGGCTCTGAATATCAGCTGCGCGGTATTCTTGACGCTGTGTACGACTGGTCGCGGAATCGGATTCGGTCGGGAGAGACGAACATCAAGGGCCACGCGCTGAGTGTACTTCTCATTGCTCATATTCATGGCTTGGAGCAGGGTGTCAGTGATGAAAAGATTGAGAAATTCTTCGAAGAGGCGTGTAAGGAGCGTGTTAAGGAGTGCCATGATTTGCTCAAGGAGTTGGCTGGAGGCGATGTAACTGAGGAAGGGGTCAGCATGCCCGATGTCCACGATTTGGATATGGACTTTGATGCCGGCGTCGACATGCTTGGGGATTGGATTGGGGCACATCTTTGGTAA